Genomic segment of Rhea pennata isolate bPtePen1 unplaced genomic scaffold, bPtePen1.pri scaffold_177, whole genome shotgun sequence:
GGCAGGCGGCCgggcgcagccccccggcgccctCGAAGCGGTGGGGGGGCGTGCGTGGGTGTGCGTGGGCGTGCGTGGGTGTGCACAGGCGTGCGTGGGTGTGCGCGGGCGTGCAAGGCGGCGCTCACCAGGCTGCGGCAGTGGCGGCAGGCGGCCgggcgcagccccccggcgccctCGAAGCGGTGGGGGGGCGTGCGTGGGTGTGCGTGGGCGTGCGTGGGTGTGCACAGGCGTGCGTGGGTGTGCGCGGGCGTGCAAGGCGGCGCTCACCAGGCTGCGGCAGTGGCGGCAGGCGGCCgggcgcagccccccggcgccctCGAAGCGGTgggggggccccggcggccccccggcgccctGCAGGAAGTAGCGCAGCATTTCCTCCCGGCTGATGCTGCcgtccctgggggggggggggcggggggggcggggtcacgcccggacgcctgggcccctcagtgccccgtgggggggggggtcacgcccggacgcctgggcccctccgtgccctggggggtggggggggggggggaaggaggtgCCCCCCTGGTGCCCAccccggaccccccccccccggtacCCCCCTTGCCCCCCCCTCAGTGCCAACCCCAGTGAccccccccacgtcccccccccaatgtctcccccccccgccccccttgtcccccaccccagggtgcccccccggtgcccccccccccggtgccccccccgGTGCCACCGCCGGCCACCCCCCAGACCCGCCCCCCggttgcccccccccccgcttcaCCCGGCCCTCTGCGGTGCCAgtccggcccccccccccggccccccccggtgccccccccgcccccacgggccccccactgcccccctccGGTGCCCctccggccccccccccccggcccccgtTGTCCCCCCCAACCCCTCACCCCGGCCCCCTCGGtgccccccccggtgcccccccggccccccgcgcccccccgtgtcccccccaaCCCCTCACCCCGGCCCCCCACGGtgccccccccggtgcccccccggccccccccgcgcccccggtgtcccccccaacccctcacccc
This window contains:
- the LOC134154239 gene encoding uncharacterized protein LOC134154239; this encodes MLRYFLQGAGGPPGPPHRFEGAGGLRPAACRHCRSLVSAALHARAHPRTPVHTHARPRTPTHAPPPLRGRRGAAPGRLPPLPQPGERRLARPRTPTHACAHPRTPTHTHARPPTASRAPGGCARPPAATAAAW